GCGCGATGCGGTGATCGCGCGGGAGGCGTTCCGCGGCGGCGCCGCGAACGGCATCCCGGCCGGTCCCCCGGGCGGACCCCGGTTCTTCGTGGCGGTCCACCACGACGAGCGCGGCTTCCACGTCCCGCTCAAGTCGGGCGGCGTGGCGGTGCTGGACGGCTACTCGTTCGGGCGCCTGTTCACCGCGGTGAACGCCGTGGCGCTGCCCGGTCCCTACCTGACCTTGCTGAGCTGCTCGGTCGCCGACTCCCTGGCCATCTCCGCCCACCTGGAGCGGTCGAACCGGAGGGCCCACGTCCAGGTGTTCCGGAACAAGGTGGAGCTGTACCGCTCGGGCACCTTCCGGGAGTGGCCCGCGGGGGTGACACCGCCCGGGTCGGAGGACTCGGTGGTGCTCTTCGGTGGCTGGAGCAGCCGGGCCGAGTTCGACGCGCACGCGGGTGCGGCGGGGGGCATCGCGTTCCCCACCGACCGGGCGCAGAAGTCCCGGTGGAAGGACCTGCACCGGAGGATGGCGCGGATTCCCGGCCTGCCCGCACCGGTGTACACCTACCTGAACTCCGCCGACGACCGGTTCACGTTCCGCGGCAAGCCGGTGGAAGCGGCCCGCCTGGCCGCGGAGCTGCGGTCGTCCCGGGCCTACCGGAAGGCGGACCCGGCGGCGCCGGTGGTGCTGGTGGTCGACGGGCCCGCGCGGGCCGGCCTCGTCGACGCGGCGCGCCACCTGGCCGGCGAACTGCGCGTGCACGACGCGGACCGCCGCGTCCTGCTCGTCGCCGGCCCGGCGGGCACCGGCGCCGGGGAGGTCGACGTCCGGCGCGCCGGCCTGCGCCAGGTGTCGCCCGTGCGGCCCGACGACGTGGTGTGGCGACCGCTGCACGACGCCCGCGGCGCCGGCTACGGCGTCGGCTTCCTGGCCGACCACCGGCAGAGCGCCGCCCTGGCGGCGACCGGCCCGGACATCACCGAGCACGCTTTCCGCATGGTGACCGTCAACCGGCGGGGAGGGGGGTTCACGGCCGAAACCCCACCGTGGGCCCGTGCCGCCGGCGGCCGGGCGCGACCGGCGGTGGTGTACGTGCAGGGCGACTCGCGGAGCTTCCTGGTGGCGGCGCGCGACGGCTGGGCGGTGGCGCTCGACCCGGTGGCCATGGCGACGCTGCTGCTGGCGAACGACTTCTTCCGGGCCCTGGTCGGGGGAGCGGTGAGACCCCCGCTGATCCTGGTCAACCAGGCGAGCCCGAGGGCCGCGGTGATGACCGGGCTGCTGGGGACCGAGCTGCGCAGGCTGATCGGACCCCACCCGACCTACGGGTACACCGGCCCGTTCTGGCTCCGCAACGGCGTGGGGCTGTTCACGCTGCCCCCTGGCGGTCGCCCCGTCGACATCGCACCGCCGCTGTCGCTGGAGCAGGTGCTGCACCGGACGTCGGGTGCGGTGCTCGCCTTCGGCAGCCGCGGCCCCGGTGGCGCGGCGCTGGACGCCGTCGTCGCCGCGGTCGGCGGTGGCGCACCGGTCGTGGGTCCCTGGGGGGACGAGTCGCCGCTGCTGATCGCGGTCGAGTCAGCCGAGCGGTTCGCGACGGTGTACCCGCCCTCGGGGGGCGGCGTCGAGCTGACCGGTGCGGAGCTGGGGCTGATGCTGCTGGCGGATGACGGCTTCACCGCGCTGCTGGAGGCGCACCGCGGCCCGGTGGTGCTCCTGGGCGAGCGGGCCGGCGACCGGGTGGCCATCGGTGGCCTCGGGTTCGACTTCGCGGGTGCGCTGCGCGGGAAGGGCTTCTTCCACGACGTGTACGCGCTGTCCGGCGGCGGGGTGCGCCCGGCGGGCGGTGCTGTCGTGCCGCGGCGGGACGCGGAGTTCACGTCGGTCTCGGTGCCGCGCGCGGGGGACGTGCGCACCGAGGAGCTGCTCGGCCCCGACGGCCGGGTGGTCGCCCTCCTGGTCCGCTCGCCGGGCGACGACGACCGGTCGCGGGCGCTGCGGGCGTGGGCCGCGGCGGTGCCGCCGGACGGCCCGCTGTTCCAGCGCTCGTCGGACGGCGCCGAGGTGCCCCGGCCGTGGCGGGAGGGGACGACGCCGGTGCTGTTCCTCGCGACGCGCGTGGCGGACGGCTACGGCGCTGTGCGCGCCGACGGCGCACCGGTGCTGCTGTCCGACGACGACCTCGCGGACACCCTGCGGGACCACGGAGCGGTCCGCGCGGTCGCGGGGTCGCGGTCGGACGACCCACTCGTGTTCCTCGCGCTGGACGACGCCGCCGTGGACGTGGGCGCCTGGGCCGCGGGCATGGCGGAGAGCGGCTACTTCCGCGAAGTGCACCACCTCGACGGACCGGTCGAACCGGGAGCCGGCGGCGTGCTGCTGGTCGGTGGGACGGGCACGTGGCGCACCGAGGCGCCGGTGCTGGGCGCGGAGGTGATCAGCCACCCCTACCTGGCACCCGGTGACACGCGCCCCGGCGGGCAGTTCTTCCCCCTCGTGCCCCTCGACGCGTTGCACATGGCGTCGGCCTGGTTGCGGGAAAAGCGGTCGAACCCGTCCCACTACGCGGTGACGAGGGCGACCGGCGACGACCAGCGGCCCGGTGGGACCACCCAGGTGTCGGTGCGCCTGCCGTGGGCGCGGTCCACGCTGCCACCCTGGTACGTCGACGGGCACGGCGGCGAGCAGCACATGACGTTCCGCCTGGGTACCGGCGATCCCCTGGTGCCCGGTGACGTCCTGCGGATGGGCGGCAAGGCCGCGGCGCGGGTGATCGCGTCCAGTGCGGCCTACCGCCGGGCCGCACTGCCCGCCGGTACCCCGCTGGTGCTCGGCGTGTGCCGGATCGGGGCCACTCCCAAGGACGGCGGGCCGTCGACGGCGTACCTGATGCGGGAGGAGTTCGAACAGATCCGCCACTCGCCCACGCCCCTCTGGGCGGCGACGCAGGTCATGGACCACAGCGTCGACAGCGGCATCCGCACGGTGCACGCGGGAGGCCGCTACGTCGAGGCCCTGCCGCCGGGGGCCGAGCAGGCCCCGTTGGAGGAGGTGCCCGTCCCCACCATCGTGGACGCGTCGTTCGTCACGCTGACCGATGGCGGCGGCGGTGTGGCGGGCCTGGGCTTCCTGGTCGGTCGGGACGCCGAGATCCTGAGGGAGGCGTTCGGCAACGGCGTCGCGCGGCACTTCCCCGACCCCGGTCCGCGGCGGTTCTTCGTGGCGGTGCGGCAGGACGACAGGGGCTTCCACGTGCCGCTGCACTCGGGCGGTGCGGCAGTGCTGGACGCCTCCGCGTTCATGCGGTTGCTGCTGGAGTCCGGGGCGGTGGACGGGAAGGCGGTGGTGACCTTCCTGAGCTGCTCCTCGCCCGACCTGCACGGCCTGGACGAGGTGGCCCGGCAGTGGGGGCACACCGGCAGGGTCGACGTATACGCGACCGGCGTCGAGTTGACCAGTACGGGCATGTTCAGGGTGGTCCCGCCCGACGAGGTGCCACGGCCCTCCCGGAACTCGCTCCTGCTCGTCGCCGGCCGTGTTTCCGCTGGTGGAGGCTTTCTCCCCGACTTCGAAGAACGCGTTTAGAACGGCTTCAGACGGGATGTGGTGATCCTTCGGCAGGCTGCGCCGCAGAACAACCGGAGTCGTTCGGAGGCGGCAGTGCGCAAGGTGAAGGTGGCTCTCCAGGCGGCGGACCCGTTGAGCAGGGCGGGCCTGATCGGCTATATCGAAGACCACCCGGGTTTGGTGGTGTTGCCGGCGGAGCAGCGTCATCTGGCGGAGGTGGCCGTGGTGGCGGTGGACCGGTTGTCGGCGGAGGTGGTGGCGGGGATGCGGCGGGCGGCGACCGAGGTGGGGACGCCGGTGGTGTTGGTGGTGGGTGAGTTGGAGGAGTCGGAGTTGCCCACGGCGGTGGAGTGCCGGGTGGTGGCGGTGTTGCCCAGGGCGGTGGCCACCGCGGAGCGGTTGGTGCACGGTGTGGTGACGGCCGCGGCGGGTGACGGGGTGATGCCGCCGCATCTGGTGGGGGCGTTGATCAGGGACGTGGAGCGGTTGCAGCGGCAGTTGCTGGCCCTGGACGGTGTGGGGTCGCGGGACCGGTTGACCCCGCGTGAGGAGCAGGTGCTGCGGATGATGGCCGAGGGGTTGGACACGGCGGAGATCGCGGTGAGGCTGTCGTACTCGGAGCGGACGGTGAAGAACGTGATCTACGGGGTGACCACGCGGTTCAACCTGCGCAACCGGCCGCACGCGGTGGCCTACGCCGTCCGCGCCGGCCTGATCTGACCCCCACCACCCGAGGAGACAACCATGCGCACGAGCCGCCACCACGACCAGGACGCCGACCGGCAGCGGGATCGCCCGGGAGGTGAGGCGGGGCACCGGGGCTCGCTCGTCGGCTCCGGGCCCCACCACGAGGCGGACGCGGGCACCGACCGGTGGCGGATGACCGACCAGGGGGTCATCGACGTCCCGTTCCCCGAGTCGGACGTCGCCTGAGCCGTCCGGCGGGCGGCGTCCGAGCCGGTTCCCCCCCCCGTCGGGAATCGCGGATGGCTCGTGCCGGCAACCCCGGTGGTACGACGGCGATGTGGGTGCGTGACCGCCTCGGCGGCCCGTCGCGCGCGTCGGGGACAGGTCACCCGCCGGCAGGGTTTCCTTACCCGTGACCGAAACCCGCTCCGGCGACAGCCCGAACGTGATCACCGCCGTGGCCACCAGGCCGGCCACCGGTTCCGACGCCGGAGTCCTGCCCGGCGTCCACACCGGACTGCGACACCAGGGCCTGCGACCACACCTCTCCGGTCCACCTGGAGCGGGCCGAACGCGGACACCGGACCACGTCGTCGGACCACTGCCCGCAAACCCCACCCTTCGGCACCGGAAGGCCGAGGGCTTCGCCCGCGACGACTTCCGGCACCAGCGCTACGCGGCCCGCCGCGGCTCGACAACCACACGGGGACACCCCCTCCGGTGCGCCGCGCCCCCCGGGCGGGTCGGTCACGCGGTGACCTCCAGCACCCCCATCATGCCCTGGTCCTCGTGCGAGGCGATGTGGCAGTGGTAGACGGTGCGACCCGCTTCGCCGAGGAACGGCACCGCGATGGTCACGGTGCCGCCCGGCGGGACGTTCACGGTGTCGCGCCAGGCCGTCAGGGCCTCGGGCCGACCGTCGCGGGCCACGACCTGGAAGCGGTAGCTGTGCAGGTGGAACGGGTGGTCGGTGGTGTGCTCGTTGACCAGGTCCCAGACCTCCAGGGTGCCCAGCCCGGCGGTCAGGTCGACGCGGTGGTGGTCGAACACCCGGCCGTCGAGGGTGAACCCGCCGGTCCCGTCCCCGCCGAAGGCGATGCGCCGCCGCCGCACGGCCGTCGCGGGGTCCAGCACCTCCACCTCGCGCAGCCGCCCCGGCAGGGGCACGGCGGCCAGGCCGCCCTCGGGGACCTCCACGGCGGCCAGGCGGGACCGGGGCGTCGCGGCCCCGCCGGCGCCGTAGGTGGAGTACGGCAGGGCGGTCAGCTCCAGTCTGCCGGCGGCACTGGTCTCCACCAGCACCTCGGCCCGCTCGCCGGGGGCCAGCAGGACCTCCGCCACCTCGACCGGGGCCTCGACGAACCCGCCGTCGGTGGCGATCAGGTGCATCGGCACGCGGTCCTCCCGGCGCAGCACGCCGATCAGCAGGTGGTCGCCCGGGGTGGCGTTGAGCAGCCGCAGCCGGGTGCGGCCCGAGGTCGGCCGGAACACCGGCCGCACCACGCCGTTGACGCCCACCTCCCGCCCGGTGCGGGTGAACATCACCAGCCGGTCGTCGCAACCGCGCAGCAGGTCGTCGGTGGGACCGGTCACGACGACCGGCCCGGCCAGGCCCGCGAGGATCTGCCACTCGACACCGCCGTGGGCGTGGGGGTGGTACCAGTACGTCCCGGCCGTGCCCGCCGGCACGGTGAACTCCTGGACGCGGCTCCCGCCGGGGGCCTGGTGCTCCAGCGGCGCGTCCACGGCGGGGGCCAGCGGCAGGCCGTGCAGGTGCAGGCTGCTGTCGACGTCGAGGCCGTTGCGGAAGCCCAGGCTCACCCGGTCGCCCTCGCGCAGCTCCACCAGCGGGTTGACCCCGTTGTAGCGCAGGCCGTCGCCGGTCGGCGCGGCGACCAGTTCACCCCGCAGCACGCCGTCGGCACCGGCGCGCAGCCCCAGGGGCTCGGGCCGGGGGAGGGGCGGGCCGTCGGCCGGCCCGCCCCCGGTGGCGCGCACGGCCAGCGCGCCACCCCCGACCAGCGCGGCGGCCGTGAGGCCGCCCGCCACCAGCAACGCCCGCCGGGACAACCGCGGCTCAGCCATGGTGGTGCCCGCCGGTGTGCTCCTGCCCGGACGCGGCGCCCGCCGCCGCGTCCAGCGCCCCGTCGACGACGGTGAGCCTGCCGACCATGCCCTTCTCCTCGTGGTCGCCCGCCGCGCAGTGCACCGCGTACTGGCCGGGCTCGGCGTCCACCACCGCGACGCGGGTCCGGCCGCTGGGCACCTCGATGTCCACGCCCAGGTCGGTGATGGTGAAGGTGTGGTCGTCGTCGGTCTCGTTGGTGAACCGGAACGCCACCGGCTGCCCGGACCCCACGCGCAACTGGGCCGGGGAGAACTTGAAGTTCGTCATGTCCACGGTCGGGAGCGCGGCGACCTGCCGGTCGGTCAGCGAGCCGGTGTCGTCGGCCTGCGGCCACACCACCACCAGGAGCGCGGCCAGCGCCGCGCCGAGCGCCCCGCCGCCGCCCAGGACGACCAGCCGACCACCGGCGCCGCCGCGCAACTGGAGCACCAGGGCTGCCGCGACGGCCACCCCGGCGGCCAGGACCAGTGCCACCGCGGTGGTGAACGGCGGTACGTCGGCCGGGCGGACCAGGTCGAACGACAGGCCGGTCGGGCGCGAGAACACCACCAGCGCCGCCACCGACGCGGTGACGGCCGGGGCGATCCGCGACCGCCGCCACAGCAGCACGGCGGCGATGACCGGGAAGGCGGAGATGGCCGCCATGCCGGGGTTCGGCTGCCCGGCGAGCACCAGGAACGTGATGGCGTTCGCCACGGCCAGGACGGCGGTCGCCGTCAGGGCCGCGATCGTGGCCGCCGAGGTGGACCGCGCTGTTGTCGCAGGAGCGCTCATGACATCCTCACTTTGTGATTGATTGACCACTCACTAACGGGTACAGCTCACCTTGTGCGGTGTCGGTATGTCAAGTCACCTAGGGGTTCGACCGGCAGAAGTGCCTTAAAGCGCAGTGCTGGTGGCCGAGTGTGTAATCAGTCAACCACTGAGGTGTCGGAGCGGTGCGGCGCTCACGGGGACACCCGCAGGACGAGCTTGCCGCGCACCCGCCCGCCGGCCGAAGCGCGGTAGGCGTCGGCAACGTCGGCCAGCGGCAGCACGTCGGCCACCTCGACCCGCAGCACGCCGCTGTCCACCAGGGTGGCGATGTGCCCCAGGGCCACCCCGTCCGGCTCGACCAGGAACGACGTGGCCCCGAAGCCGCGCTCGCGGAACCCCGCCAGGAGGTGGTGCGGCGCGCTGGAGGCGACGGCCACGTACAGCCCGCCCGGCTCCAGCACCGCCATCGACCGGCTGCCCGTTTCGGCGTGGTCGTCACCCACGAGGTCCAGCACCACGTCGATGCCGCCGATCCGCTCCTCGAACGGCCCCTCGGTGTAGTCCACGCACTCGTCCGCGCCGAGGTCGCGCAGCCAGGCGTGGTTCCCGGCGCGCGCGGTCGCCGTGACGTGGCAGCCGAGGTGCTTGGCCAGCTGCACCGCGAGGTGCCCGACCCCGCCCGCCCCGGCGTGGACCAGCACGCGCATGCCCTCCTCGACCTCGGCCGTGTCCACCAGCGCCTGCCACGCCGTGAGCGCGGCGAGCGGCAGGGCGGCGGCGTGCACGTGGTCGGCGGTGCGGGGCTTGCGCGCGAAGTGCCGGGACGGGGCGGTGACGTACTCGGCGTACGCCCCGGCCGCGCGGGGGAACCACGGCATCCCGTACACCTCGTCGCCGGGGGCGAGGGTGGTCACGCCGAATCCCACCTCTTCCACCACGCCCGACACGTCCCAGCCCGGGATGAACGGCAGTGCCCCGATCGCGGGCGCCACCGCCTCGCCGCGCCCGGTCTTGTGGTCGCACGGGTTCACGCCCGCCGCGATCACCCGCACCAGCACCTCGGTGGGCAGCGGCACCGGCCGCGGTACCCGCACCGGCGTGAGCCGCTCGGGCCCGCCGAACTCCGGCTGGTGGATCGCGCGCATCATCTGGCCGCTGTTCATGGCGTGCCTCCCGGGACGAGGGGTGGATCGGCTCGGGCACCGGTGGGCTCCCGCCGCGGTGGCGGGGCCCGTGGCGTCGCCGTCGACCCGCGCGGTGCCCCCGCGACGCAGTCTGGGAGTCGCCGGCGCCCCTCGGTGCTCCGACCGGGCGCGGCGTGCCCCGAGGGGAAGGGGACCGTGCCCGAGCACCTGGTGCCGCGGTGCCCGCGGGGCTCTCGCGCCGGATGCGCCCGGCGGTCACCGGGCGGCGTCCGCGTTCCCGCCGTGGGGTGTCCCCTCGACCTCGGTGGTGCTCTGTTCGCGTTGTGGGGGAACGGTTTTCAGGCTGCCCCCGTGAGGGGCGGGATCTCCGGCACCGCCGGGTGGCCGGTCCTCGGGCCGGGGGCGTGCGTTCGCGCCGGCGCGAAGTCGTACCGGACCCGCGAAGCGGGGAAGCAGTGCGCCGCCCACCGCCCGGCGGTGTGCCGGGTGGTGGGCGGCGCGGTTGCCGTCCACAGCGGACTGCGGCGGACGTGTCGCCGGAACTGCTCCGGCTCGTGCGCTCAGAGGGCGGGGAAGGTGATCGCGGGGTTGTTGTAGGTGCCCGAGACGGTGATCGTCATGTTGCGGTTGAACCTGGGAAGGGCGTACGACCGCGTGGCGTACCCGGACCGGTCGTGGTTGACGATGACGTACACCGGCTCGTTGCCGTAGTGCGTGCTCGTGACGCACTGGTTGGTCCAGGCGATGAAGCTCCTGATGTTCCGGTTGGGGAAGCTCAGCGACGAGTGGATCTCGTTGGCCGGGTTGCACAGGGTCAGCGCGTACTGGACCGGCGTGGCCGTCGTGGCGCCGGCGGTGCCCGCCCCGCCCGCGACCACGGCCGCCGCGACCGCGAGGGGGACGGAGAGCTTGCGGAGGAAGGACTTGATGCCCACGGTGCTCCTTCGGGGTTGGTTGTTCTCGCGGCGAAGTCTGGGTGAGCCGCGCGCCGGTGAGGACGGGTCGAGGTCCCTTCGTGCCTCAATGTGCAGGCCGGTCTGCGCGGACCGGTCGGTCAGCTCTCGGCGGCGGCCTTCAGCCGGCCCAGCCACGCGATCAGGGAGGAGTCCAGGCCCGCCTGCATGGCCGCCACGTCGGCGCGCACCGCGGGGCCGTCCCACGACTCCTCCGTGCACACCTCCACGGCGCCGTCGATTTCGGTGAACGTCCACACGTGCACGCCGTCGATGCCGTGGGCCGGACCGCCCCAGCAAGTGCGGCGGAGCGGTTCGACCTCGTGCACGGTCGAGGTGATGTCCAGGCCGTAGGTCTGCCAGGAGAAGGAGGTGCCGGGGGCGAACGGGCCGTCGAGCGCCGCCGAGGTGATGTCGGTCTGCCACGCGGGCCAGGCGGCCACGTCGGTGTGCAGGGCCCAGACCTTCTCCAGCGGGGCGTCGACGGTGATGCTGTGCCGAGAGATCACGGCGGCGTCGCGGTCGATTTCCATGGTCTTCGTCCTTCCGGTCCGCCCGGTGGTCACCGGGCTGGTGCACCCGATGCGGGTACACACCATTGATTGGTCAATCACTCACTTTTGACACGCGCGTCGTTGCCGCGCGCGTCGTTGCCGTGCGCGGCCGGCTCAGTAGTGGCGGATGCCCGCCGCCAGGGTCCT
This portion of the Saccharothrix syringae genome encodes:
- a CDS encoding helix-turn-helix transcriptional regulator, yielding MRKVKVALQAADPLSRAGLIGYIEDHPGLVVLPAEQRHLAEVAVVAVDRLSAEVVAGMRRAATEVGTPVVLVVGELEESELPTAVECRVVAVLPRAVATAERLVHGVVTAAAGDGVMPPHLVGALIRDVERLQRQLLALDGVGSRDRLTPREEQVLRMMAEGLDTAEIAVRLSYSERTVKNVIYGVTTRFNLRNRPHAVAYAVRAGLI
- a CDS encoding multicopper oxidase family protein, whose product is MAEPRLSRRALLVAGGLTAAALVGGGALAVRATGGGPADGPPLPRPEPLGLRAGADGVLRGELVAAPTGDGLRYNGVNPLVELREGDRVSLGFRNGLDVDSSLHLHGLPLAPAVDAPLEHQAPGGSRVQEFTVPAGTAGTYWYHPHAHGGVEWQILAGLAGPVVVTGPTDDLLRGCDDRLVMFTRTGREVGVNGVVRPVFRPTSGRTRLRLLNATPGDHLLIGVLRREDRVPMHLIATDGGFVEAPVEVAEVLLAPGERAEVLVETSAAGRLELTALPYSTYGAGGAATPRSRLAAVEVPEGGLAAVPLPGRLREVEVLDPATAVRRRRIAFGGDGTGGFTLDGRVFDHHRVDLTAGLGTLEVWDLVNEHTTDHPFHLHSYRFQVVARDGRPEALTAWRDTVNVPPGGTVTIAVPFLGEAGRTVYHCHIASHEDQGMMGVLEVTA
- a CDS encoding cupredoxin domain-containing protein produces the protein MSAPATTARSTSAATIAALTATAVLAVANAITFLVLAGQPNPGMAAISAFPVIAAVLLWRRSRIAPAVTASVAALVVFSRPTGLSFDLVRPADVPPFTTAVALVLAAGVAVAAALVLQLRGGAGGRLVVLGGGGALGAALAALLVVVWPQADDTGSLTDRQVAALPTVDMTNFKFSPAQLRVGSGQPVAFRFTNETDDDHTFTITDLGVDIEVPSGRTRVAVVDAEPGQYAVHCAAGDHEEKGMVGRLTVVDGALDAAAGAASGQEHTGGHHHG
- a CDS encoding NADP-dependent oxidoreductase produces the protein MRAIHQPEFGGPERLTPVRVPRPVPLPTEVLVRVIAAGVNPCDHKTGRGEAVAPAIGALPFIPGWDVSGVVEEVGFGVTTLAPGDEVYGMPWFPRAAGAYAEYVTAPSRHFARKPRTADHVHAAALPLAALTAWQALVDTAEVEEGMRVLVHAGAGGVGHLAVQLAKHLGCHVTATARAGNHAWLRDLGADECVDYTEGPFEERIGGIDVVLDLVGDDHAETGSRSMAVLEPGGLYVAVASSAPHHLLAGFRERGFGATSFLVEPDGVALGHIATLVDSGVLRVEVADVLPLADVADAYRASAGGRVRGKLVLRVSP
- a CDS encoding SRPBCC family protein; translation: MEIDRDAAVISRHSITVDAPLEKVWALHTDVAAWPAWQTDITSAALDGPFAPGTSFSWQTYGLDITSTVHEVEPLRRTCWGGPAHGIDGVHVWTFTEIDGAVEVCTEESWDGPAVRADVAAMQAGLDSSLIAWLGRLKAAAES